Within Dysgonomonas sp. HDW5A, the genomic segment AAAAAGGGCGAAAATTATTCGCCCCTACAAAATTCTATATCAATAAATAGTTAGTTTTTCAATAACACTCCAGCCAAAGCCTCTGCACAGCGTTCGCCATCCATTCCGGCAGAAACAATTCCACCTGCATAACCTGCACCTTCGCCACAAGGATAAAGACCTTTTATTTCGACATGTTGAAGAGTCTCTCGATCACGCAAAATACGAACAGGCGAAGACGTACGGCTTTCGACACCCAATAAAATAGCCTCGTTAGTCAAGTACCCTTTCTGTTTTGCTCCCACTTGATTAAGCCCGTCTTGCAAACGTTTCGAGATAAATGGAGGTAGCCACTCATTCAAGTTAGAAGATGTAATACCCGGTGCATAAGATGTCTTAGGCAGTTCTTCGCTTTTTACATTGTTTACAAAATCAGACATAAGTTGTGCGGGTGCAACCTGAGTTTTCCCTCCTGCAATCCAAGCTTTCTCTTCTAAGTCCTCTTGAAATTTAAGAAGCTCAAGTTCTCCATATTCTTGGTATTCGGGAAAATCTCCGGGATGTATTTCAACTACAATTCCCGAATTTGACCATTTTGATCCACGATTAGAGGGCGACATTCCGTTGACAACCAATTGACGATCGCCACTTGCAGCAGCTACCACAATTCCACCCGGACACATACAAAACGAATAGACACCTCTATCGCCCGATTGAACTACAAAATTATATTCGGCAGCAGGCAAATATTCGCCACGTCCTTCAGGATTATGATATTGTATCTGATCTATCAAATGTACAGGATGTTCTACCCGAACACCTACTGCTAAACCTTTAGCTTCGATCTTTACTTTCTTGTCATGGAGCATATAATATACATCTCTAGCTGAATGTCCTGTTGCTAATATTACATACCCTTCAAATATTTTACCTGTATTGGTTTTGATACCTTTTACTTCATTATTCTCAATAATAAGTTCATCCATACGGGTCTCGAAATGAACTTCTCCTCCTGCCGAAATTATTTGTTCACGCATCCTTTGAATAATTGCCGGAAGTTTATCTGTTCCGATATGAGGATGGGCATCAATCAGAATATCGGTAGTTGCTCCATGCTGGCAAAATACATTCAATATTTTATCGGCATTGCCACGCTTTTTGCTTCTTGTATAGAGCTTTCCATCCGAATAGGCACCAGCTCCACCTTCGCCGAAACAGTAGTTGGAGTCTCCATCAACAATATGCTCCCTATTGATAGTCGCTAAATCTTTTTTACGTTCTCTTACCGATTTACCTCTTTCCACAACAATAGGTCGTACACCAAGCTCAATAAGTCGTAAAGCAGCAAATAATCCACCGGGACCTGCTCCTACAACTATCGCCTGAGGCGACTTACTTACATCGGGATAATCTGTTTTATCAAAAAACACATCTGGCTGAGGTTCTCCGATATATAACCTGACACGTAAATTGATAAAAATATTACGCTGACGAGCATCAATCGAACGTTTCATTATCCGCACATCTGTAATCTCCGTCATTTTGGTATTGGTTTTATCTGCTGCAATACCTTTAACGAGATTTATATCTGCGGCTTGATCGGGGCTTACCCTTAAGTCTATATCTTTTTGCATAAAAATCAAATCTTTGATTACAAAGATAAATGAAAATAAATTAGGTTGGTCTGTTAATAAATTATCTCTATCAAAATTTCAGACCTTTATTAGCCAAATATACTAAAGAATGTTTAAGTGAGCCCCTTAGAGCAACAATAAATATTTTACTACACTTATTCATATTTTATTCTTGCAATTAATTGTTACTTTTGTGTATAATCTTAAATAAAAAACATCATGATAATAGACAGTATTGAAAAAATTTCGAACTATGAAAGC encodes:
- a CDS encoding NAD(P)/FAD-dependent oxidoreductase — its product is MQKDIDLRVSPDQAADINLVKGIAADKTNTKMTEITDVRIMKRSIDARQRNIFINLRVRLYIGEPQPDVFFDKTDYPDVSKSPQAIVVGAGPGGLFAALRLIELGVRPIVVERGKSVRERKKDLATINREHIVDGDSNYCFGEGGAGAYSDGKLYTRSKKRGNADKILNVFCQHGATTDILIDAHPHIGTDKLPAIIQRMREQIISAGGEVHFETRMDELIIENNEVKGIKTNTGKIFEGYVILATGHSARDVYYMLHDKKVKIEAKGLAVGVRVEHPVHLIDQIQYHNPEGRGEYLPAAEYNFVVQSGDRGVYSFCMCPGGIVVAAASGDRQLVVNGMSPSNRGSKWSNSGIVVEIHPGDFPEYQEYGELELLKFQEDLEEKAWIAGGKTQVAPAQLMSDFVNNVKSEELPKTSYAPGITSSNLNEWLPPFISKRLQDGLNQVGAKQKGYLTNEAILLGVESRTSSPVRILRDRETLQHVEIKGLYPCGEGAGYAGGIVSAGMDGERCAEALAGVLLKN